The genomic stretch aagcccagtagcactttgcccgacttgggaatcgatcccgagaccccttgccccgcagtcgcacttgcaacctctcggccaacgaggcagtcagtactCACAAATTAGTAAGATATATTTGTGTAAAGAGTGacataagttatttattttaaccacACCAGGACCATAGGTtcttacaactaaaataaaaataaaacatcaagaATTGTGTCaatatataaatttattaactCCCTCACTTAGCTACAGGTTTTTTGACCTTTTTGGGGCCAGTCTTCTTGACACCTTTCGCCTTTTTGGGGGGAGGGGGCGCGGTCTTCTTGGCTACCGGCTTTTTGGGCTTCTTGGCTGCAGCAGCCTTGGCTGACTTCACTCTTCGCTGGCGCAACTTCTCTGCTTTCACTGCGGGATCAGATTCCGGCAGCTTAATCTGGAAAAGGGTTAATTTTGAGTAGGGAGAAGAGAGAtggttgtgttttgttgttgcTGGGAAGGCTCAGAATGTGTCAACGTGTGAGTAATCATGGTTATCATAACCCAATGCTCTGATAGAGAATTATCATCATTTAataatagatagatataataatagataGATCCCGCAACGCTGtcgcgggatccaagacagtcattcatatccCTGTGACACGatggacttcagtgttctggtgttttaatggttgtatctactgtacatcctggtgtacaggagttgcagcggtatgggaagCCTACTAGTCAAATCCAATACTtttttgaaacaatattttctatgaactttgtatgaaatactctattatgacgtcgtCAGGTTTTtaacgtcaaatagcagacttatttctagaaatgtaTCTAGAAGAAATCGATAATTAACTAGttcataaaatttatgaatgagagtgtgattgtttttgaatattttaatgtattgaaaagttgtaataatttatttttgacccagtcatcatccctattgcttaCTTAGCATTACATGACTAATCTACTCATTCTCCTCATTTTTTTTGTAAGGGATAgccttacaaaaaaaatactcaaaaataCTTACACCACGCTTCTCAGCTAAAGCCAGAGCCTTGACATTATTCCTCCTCTGTTGGTCGAGGATAGCCTTCCTCCTGAGCACAGCCGAGTAGGGGTTCAGTCTCAGCATAGCCTTGGAGTTGGTCAACGGGTTCAACTTCCTCGTTGCACGGACCACACGCTTGCTGTGAACGAGATTTTAAAGCGGTTAGAGATTGTGGGGGAACGTTGTGTAGTTTTGGGTAAAGAGGGGGGTGTTGTCAGAATGTGTCAACGTGTGAGTAATCATGGTGTTATCATAACCCAATGCTCTGATAGAGAATTATCATCATTTTGGATAGATTTAGAAGGAAATAATGTATAGTTGGTTTGTCTGTGAAGAGCACAGAGATGGTTGATGGATGGTCAAATcatttaacctcttgtctgttggtatatgagatacaatagaaaacacattgtgtctcgcgtagatctgcgttgcAGCATACCAATGGTTAAACGAAAGCTTTAAATCATCATCAAACGCCTGTTATCCCCAAAAGGTTTAAAAATGTGACTTCACACTAAGATTTTTCCTGTgtgaattaacaaaaaacagGTCCACCAAGGCCAGCTGGCACTTAAGTCAAAAATCGCAATCAAAATCAtagtaactgccgtactcagagacatttaatgattacttccTTACGtgcttagtaacgattttgttccgtaaacgattgctaaggactgggttaagtaatcattaaaatgaCACTTAGTATGGCTGTTAACCATTACTGAAAATTTCAAAAGAATAACTACAAAACGGTACTAGTATTAGAACTagaaacggaatatttaccatcttaatctatttctatgagtttcctatatttcggcactgttgcaagcgccataatCACGAATTAACTGGagtatcccgtttcgagttctcatactagtgttagtgcccatgtcagtttaaaaacttatgttaTAAAATGGACAATAATCTGATGGTCTACGTACTTGGGCGCGCGCAGCACCTTCCTGATCTCATCGGATTTGAGCAGACGGCTCAGGTCGGTGTTGGCCATCTTAGGCTGGGGCAGGTTGAAGTTCTTCTTCTCCTTTGAGGGTGTCTTCCATGAGCCGAACAGGGCATCTGCAGGGGAAACATTatcaattacatacatacataacctcacgcctgtctcccatgggggtaggcagagacaatgaaacgccaattgccacggttcttacacacttctttcgcttcatcaacagtcatcagtcttttcatgcatgctcgtcggttaaaggtacttttaatttggcccttataaattacaatgtataaaactaaagactacttttttcaattattttaggAAGCTGTATAGTGtgaaaaatctattcagtccgttTGCTAGGCAatgaaaaactattattttatcgtataagataacaatacttctATAAAACGAATCAAGTTCAGGAATGGGAGGAAATACGTAATTTCTgcatataaaacgtacctaggaATGACGTAACGCGATATTTAACATCAACataatcttcgaaagtatttgttgccgtaagaaaaaaaaatacgtgtcaaatattttttcattacctaactgacgaattaaataaattgttaattttcataccccgtcaacATCACTATTGTtagtttgtaaatatgtaacgcccgaatactcaaacgctactcaattttaagttgtacttaaatatcgtgctatctctgtcattttataaagaattgatagtgacagaaatacatttgagagcgtcttaacttaaaaagaaaaactgccccacactaggattttctcctgtgtcgtgggtgcgtttacaaacatacaagttcacaatttgtggatcacacaaagagttgctccgtgcgggaatcgaacccgctacctgtTACACGGCAGCCGTGTAGTcaaaaattgagtagcgtttgagtaatCGGGCATAACTGTACTCCACACGTCGACACACTGACTGACTAGTTGTCTGTATCAGTGTTTCCTAAGGGAGTGTTTACTCTACCCCTTCTATTCGTAACTCCGGTCCGTATGTGACGAACCGAGTAAGGCTTATAGGGGAAAACTAACTAGCTTTTATCAGCGGCGTCGCTTGCTTTTCTGGGATAAAAATTACTCcagaaacaaaatacaaatttcattcaaattcGTGCAGTAGATTTTGCGTGAAagagaaacaaacatacatactaaaaaaactttcacatttataatattagtaggatttccAAGATTTCAAAGGTACATTTGACAGGCTAATCTAAGCGTCATTTTTTCAAAGAAATGCTATCGcatataatctataatatactCTTCTATAATAACTCCGGAACCGATTTCTACGGacttcgccgggtttgctagtaccgAATATAACGCTTAGATGAATTAGCCTTACAAACCGTCTATATCATCATGATATCACCAGTATTGGTAACTCACCAAGCCTGTCGAAGGCGGACTGGGTCCAGATGCAGAAACGGCCGAGGTGGCCACCGGGCGCGAGCTTCAGCAGGTTCAGCTTGTCCACGTTCAGCATCTCCACGCCTGGGATGTTGCGGAAGGCGCGGGTCAGACCCTGGccacaaagtaaaataataatcaatagggtagatgactaatttttattttaatgtccgtcttgtagattattttaaaacattagacacgtattttttatttccttacagaaacaaatactttagaaactatgtatattgatttgaaatagcGCAAGTCCtttctaggtatgttttatacgtagatataacgtatttgctcccactcttcAACTTCGATTcgatttatctaagtattgttgtcttatatgacaaaataaaaaaatacgtgtctaatattttttcattacctaactgacggactaaatagatttttaatttttatattccaTGATCATCCCTATTCCAGACTCTATGCAATAATgaagtatttatagaaaaaCCCTCATAAAAAGTCCAATAACACTGCTCGACTCAGGGAATCAGACTTTTAACTTACGAATATGATAAAAGTAATACTTGTAGCAACAATTATGATCTGCTATGCGTACGGACGCGCGCAGTTCGGTTATGCAGCGTCGATATCACCCAGAAACGAAACTGCAGTTCTTATATAACTGCACTTCATAGTTTCAGGGTGAGAGAGTGTTAGTAAGATGCGGAAAAAAGGTTAGTTACCGAAGtaaaaagtagttttttttttttatatatataaaacgtttccccacattaggatattctcctgtgtcgtgggtgcgtttacaaacatacaagttcacatacacatgacatccagacccgaaacaacaatagtggatcacacagagttgctccgtgcgggaatcgaacccgctacacgttgcgtggcagccggtcgcccagccatcgcaccaaccaTCGCAGTTAGTCAAGTTTAGTACTAGTTTTCGCCTTAAACACTTGTATGCAATAAGTTTTACAGTAGATAGTTTTACTAaccagtactcttagtacgagtttgcatttaaagtaatcaaaacgagagcgcgttcggcactgattggttagtttattcggcATACATCCATATAAATGTTTCCGCCGGTCTACTGGGCTTACTGTTTAGTAACCAAATACTATATTTTGGTACATCAATTAGACCAAAAGACTAGTACATGAGTAGACCAAAAGACTAGCACATGAGTAGACCAAAAGACTACCACATGAGTAGACCAAAAGACTAGCACATAAGTAGACCACTATTGGTCTACTCGTGTGCTTAGCATTTTGTAGTTAGttctattatacagatagacgAGTAGACTAGCAGaatttttagtatattttagatcacctagtaatatattggcacatttacagtttccatagtttacctgacttgtttagtttttagtttactgaccaatgaaccgttgttttacgtgcgtgaaggggaaactacaataatggtgtAATGACaattacgacctctctcgatgaatatggaaataaattgattaatatACACTTTTAAACACTTGAActatataaagtcaatttcgcattttttgcagatgtgccaatataatattactaggtgagcgatattaTAAGTGCATTACTCTTAAGTTTTCTCCAACATGAACATACCTGGTCCTTGTGGTAGATGATCAGGGGTCCCTTGCGTTGGACGCGGCGACGGTTGCGCATCTTTCCCTTACCGGCGCGCAGGCGCTGCGATTTGTACACCTGTTCACAATGAGTAGAAGatttatagataaaatataatactatattaatactgcctcgttggttggttggtcgagtggtcgcaagtgc from Spodoptera frugiperda isolate SF20-4 chromosome 19, AGI-APGP_CSIRO_Sfru_2.0, whole genome shotgun sequence encodes the following:
- the LOC118281114 gene encoding LOW QUALITY PROTEIN: 60S ribosomal protein L4 (The sequence of the model RefSeq protein was modified relative to this genomic sequence to represent the inferred CDS: substituted 2 bases at 2 genomic stop codons) produces the protein MSLSVARPLVSVYTEKSEVVPDASLPLPFVFKAPIRPDLVNDVHVSMSKNARQPYSVSKEAGHQTSAESWGTGRAVARIPRVRGGGTHRXGTQGAFGNMCRGGRMFAPTKPWRRWHRRVNLRQRRXRPKVDPSNVKKPGHIIEKVPELPLVVSDKVQEINKTKQAVIFLRRIKAWSDVLKVYKSQRLRAGKGKMRNRRRVQRKGPLIIYHKDQGLTRAFRNIPGVEMLNVDKLNLLKLAPGGHLGRFCIWTQSAFDRLDALFGSWKTPSKEKKNFNLPQPKMANTDLSRLLKSDEIRKVLRAPNKRVVRATRKLNPLTNSKAMLRLNPYSAVLRRKAILDQQRRNNVKALALAEKRGIKLPESDPAVKAEKLRQRRVKSAKAAAAKKPKKPVAKKTAPPPPKKAKGVKKTGPKKVKKPVAK